A portion of the Salmo trutta chromosome 1, fSalTru1.1, whole genome shotgun sequence genome contains these proteins:
- the LOC115206700 gene encoding uncharacterized protein LOC115206700 isoform X1, whose protein sequence is MRILAECGPRFTYFHPLPCTTRLPLTTIDSFICLASAPTAIMNNFGQLPPIRRNPTPTYLKWRRRNDGSLKSSGTAFIRQVIKLWRRSLEMEVDGIQDYVNMLLRSIFFLGHIHDPSLHPTDFFESPELWNKLTRRFPQAFHNYKYPPHRTPFSILLTLAVRIYGHEDEDEIKDFLLNFLEALTLPPRIKGASNYTHYYTLEATVIAVCYNETSGDLRPVKYYGASLSCRGEREKNIMINWSCLHVWHDYVSYAVLSFRHDEQGNGIRFPVTVKCRAFYRNYQTNRYEDRRPCKNCGDLFSLSNPEMDRNDFPYGNCAETECLSKLIFNDQDVRNNMILGSYTMENLNSLRKMAKNAL, encoded by the exons ATGAGAATATTAGCAGAATGTGGGCCCAGGTTCACCTACTTCCATCCTCTCCCATGCACAACTagacttcctctcactaccatagaT TCATTCATTTGCTTGGCTTCAGCACCCACGGCAATCATGAACAACTTT GGGCAGTTACCACCTATAAGAAG GAACCCAACACCTACGTATCTGAAATGGAGGAGAAGAAATGATGGAAGCTTAAAGTCATCAGGAACAGCATTTATTAGACAGGTTATAAAGCTTTGGAGGAGGTCCCTGGAGATGGAAGTTGACGGAATACAAGACTACGTGAATATG TTGCTCCGTAGCATCTTTTTCTTAGGTCACATTCATGACCCCAGTCTTCATCCAACTGACTTCTTTGAGTCTCCAGAGTTGTGGAACAAGTTAACAAGAAGATTTCCACAGGCATTCCACAATTACAAGTATCCACCCCACAGGACTCCATTTTCCATTCTTCTGACTTTG GCTGTCAGGATTTATGGTCATGAAGACGAAGATGAAATAAAAGACTTTCTTCTAAATTTCCTGGAAGCATTGACCTTGCCCCCCAGAATAAAAGGTGCGAGTAActacacacactactacactCTGGAGGCTACTGTCATTGCTGTGTGCTACAACGAAACCTCTGGAGACCTCAGACCAGTGAAGTACTATGGAGCATCCCTGTcctgcagaggggagagagaaaagaacaTTATGATCAATTGGTCATGTCTACATGTGTGGCATGACTATGTGTCTTATGCAGTGTTGTCATTCAGACATGATGAACAGGGAAACGGTATCAGATTCCCCGTCACCGTAAAATGCAGAGCATTCTACAGGAATTACCAGACCAATCGTTATGAAGACCGAAGGCCGTGCAAGAACTGTGGggatcttttctctctctcaaacccTGAGATGGACAGAAATGACTTTCCCTACGGAAACTGTGCCGAAACGGAGTGCCTGAGTAAACTTATTTTCAATGATCAGGATGTCCGGAACAATATGATTTTGGGATCCTACACAATGGAAAACCTGAACAGTCTTAGAAAAATGGCAAAAAATGCTTTGTAA
- the LOC115206700 gene encoding uncharacterized protein LOC115206700 isoform X2: protein MNNFGQLPPIRRNPTPTYLKWRRRNDGSLKSSGTAFIRQVIKLWRRSLEMEVDGIQDYVNMLLRSIFFLGHIHDPSLHPTDFFESPELWNKLTRRFPQAFHNYKYPPHRTPFSILLTLAVRIYGHEDEDEIKDFLLNFLEALTLPPRIKGASNYTHYYTLEATVIAVCYNETSGDLRPVKYYGASLSCRGEREKNIMINWSCLHVWHDYVSYAVLSFRHDEQGNGIRFPVTVKCRAFYRNYQTNRYEDRRPCKNCGDLFSLSNPEMDRNDFPYGNCAETECLSKLIFNDQDVRNNMILGSYTMENLNSLRKMAKNAL, encoded by the exons ATGAACAACTTT GGGCAGTTACCACCTATAAGAAG GAACCCAACACCTACGTATCTGAAATGGAGGAGAAGAAATGATGGAAGCTTAAAGTCATCAGGAACAGCATTTATTAGACAGGTTATAAAGCTTTGGAGGAGGTCCCTGGAGATGGAAGTTGACGGAATACAAGACTACGTGAATATG TTGCTCCGTAGCATCTTTTTCTTAGGTCACATTCATGACCCCAGTCTTCATCCAACTGACTTCTTTGAGTCTCCAGAGTTGTGGAACAAGTTAACAAGAAGATTTCCACAGGCATTCCACAATTACAAGTATCCACCCCACAGGACTCCATTTTCCATTCTTCTGACTTTG GCTGTCAGGATTTATGGTCATGAAGACGAAGATGAAATAAAAGACTTTCTTCTAAATTTCCTGGAAGCATTGACCTTGCCCCCCAGAATAAAAGGTGCGAGTAActacacacactactacactCTGGAGGCTACTGTCATTGCTGTGTGCTACAACGAAACCTCTGGAGACCTCAGACCAGTGAAGTACTATGGAGCATCCCTGTcctgcagaggggagagagaaaagaacaTTATGATCAATTGGTCATGTCTACATGTGTGGCATGACTATGTGTCTTATGCAGTGTTGTCATTCAGACATGATGAACAGGGAAACGGTATCAGATTCCCCGTCACCGTAAAATGCAGAGCATTCTACAGGAATTACCAGACCAATCGTTATGAAGACCGAAGGCCGTGCAAGAACTGTGGggatcttttctctctctcaaacccTGAGATGGACAGAAATGACTTTCCCTACGGAAACTGTGCCGAAACGGAGTGCCTGAGTAAACTTATTTTCAATGATCAGGATGTCCGGAACAATATGATTTTGGGATCCTACACAATGGAAAACCTGAACAGTCTTAGAAAAATGGCAAAAAATGCTTTGTAA